The following coding sequences are from one Fibrobacterota bacterium window:
- a CDS encoding RNB domain-containing ribonuclease, translating to MPKEKSRPVRGIPEGNSILERLRSQGRRPQSLPALEEFFEVPRDRSREFQVQLKILVDSGMVRRVKGRKFVAEENEATGVSRRARKARDTAQVLPESLTDGDGKIVYDSDSEVRGATDEEAGAADAGRGGNAANAEPGARRAPGLDSRGRPKFGGSKTGGPKGAASRFLPRGGPKGGFRENRDGDFDKSKRRTGAGARGAFGKGGREEGDAGLVKGKLIRQGGFHFVKPSQGGRPGSDEDLILIPRKNLGGAKAGDIVSARILEEDGSERIGRVVATLEEEISFAEVSKQFFHENHLPHGYPKKALQDAGSFPEPVWEMLENRTDYRDLHIITIDPSTAKDHDDAISLQRRKDGTWLLGVHIADVAEYVGPDTALDHEALERAFTQYLPWTAAPMLPQRLSSDLCSLLEGRERLAFSCMMEVAHDGSLKKFDFVESFIRVEHFYSYEEAQAAREAGDPFLKELDEFTAVLLARRRQDGFIDFQFPEPKVEMKDGAPFRIYPAVRHASHSWIEECMLLANQATAMFLTKHKLPGLFRVHEQPDLDVVAELWASQGQAHKDKGMAEVFDKMAATRGNLNPAIQKFFIRMLGREGGALPPAVQRKILQSMKKAQYSADPLGHFALGWLHYAHFTSPIRRYADLWTHRVIKAHVRGQRVHKHLKTLARDVAEKISEREIAVMKVERRSLKTATAWVLRGFVGHEFTGEVSGLENFGIFVSLKDPMGEGLIPVRALRDDFYQKDEETGHLVGRRTRQRFELGDKVRVRLDRSDPFSGQVDFDFLGRA from the coding sequence ATGCCCAAGGAAAAGTCCCGTCCCGTCCGCGGCATCCCCGAGGGGAACTCCATCCTCGAGCGACTGCGTTCCCAAGGCCGCCGGCCCCAAAGCCTGCCGGCCCTGGAGGAATTCTTCGAGGTCCCGCGGGATCGTTCCCGGGAGTTCCAAGTCCAACTAAAAATCCTGGTAGACTCCGGCATGGTGCGCCGCGTGAAGGGCCGCAAGTTCGTGGCCGAGGAAAACGAAGCGACGGGGGTGTCGCGGCGCGCGCGCAAGGCCCGGGATACCGCGCAGGTCCTCCCGGAATCCTTGACGGATGGGGACGGCAAGATCGTGTACGATTCGGATAGCGAAGTGCGCGGCGCTACCGACGAAGAGGCGGGCGCCGCAGACGCGGGGCGCGGAGGGAACGCGGCAAATGCGGAACCCGGCGCACGGCGGGCCCCCGGCCTGGACTCGCGTGGGCGGCCCAAGTTCGGCGGCTCCAAGACCGGCGGCCCCAAGGGCGCGGCCAGCCGTTTCCTGCCCAGGGGCGGCCCCAAGGGTGGGTTCCGGGAAAACCGCGACGGGGATTTCGATAAGTCCAAGCGCCGTACGGGCGCGGGGGCCCGCGGGGCATTCGGCAAAGGCGGGCGCGAGGAGGGCGATGCCGGCCTCGTCAAAGGCAAACTCATCCGCCAAGGCGGCTTCCATTTCGTAAAACCTTCGCAAGGCGGCCGTCCCGGCTCCGACGAGGATCTGATCCTCATTCCGCGCAAGAACCTGGGCGGCGCCAAGGCCGGGGACATCGTCAGCGCGCGCATCCTTGAGGAAGACGGCAGCGAGCGTATCGGGCGCGTGGTCGCCACCCTCGAGGAAGAGATCTCCTTCGCCGAAGTATCCAAGCAATTCTTCCATGAAAACCATCTTCCCCACGGCTATCCCAAGAAGGCGTTGCAAGACGCGGGTTCTTTCCCCGAACCCGTTTGGGAAATGCTGGAGAACCGGACGGACTACCGGGATCTGCACATCATCACCATCGATCCTTCCACGGCGAAGGATCACGACGACGCCATCTCGCTGCAACGCCGCAAGGACGGGACCTGGCTGCTGGGCGTGCATATCGCCGACGTGGCCGAATACGTGGGGCCTGATACGGCCCTCGACCACGAAGCCCTGGAGCGCGCCTTCACCCAGTACCTACCGTGGACCGCCGCGCCCATGCTGCCGCAACGCCTGTCTTCCGATTTGTGCAGCCTCCTGGAAGGCCGTGAACGCCTGGCGTTCAGCTGCATGATGGAAGTCGCCCACGACGGGTCGCTCAAGAAATTCGACTTCGTCGAGTCCTTCATCCGCGTGGAGCATTTCTATAGCTACGAGGAGGCGCAGGCCGCCCGCGAAGCCGGCGACCCGTTCCTCAAGGAATTGGACGAGTTCACCGCCGTGCTCCTCGCCCGGCGCCGCCAGGACGGCTTCATCGATTTCCAGTTCCCCGAGCCCAAGGTGGAGATGAAGGACGGGGCGCCGTTCCGCATCTATCCCGCCGTGCGCCATGCCTCCCATTCCTGGATCGAGGAATGCATGCTATTGGCCAACCAGGCCACGGCCATGTTCCTGACCAAGCACAAGTTGCCGGGCCTGTTCCGCGTGCATGAACAGCCCGATCTGGACGTGGTGGCCGAGCTGTGGGCCAGCCAGGGCCAAGCCCATAAGGACAAGGGCATGGCCGAGGTATTCGACAAGATGGCGGCCACGCGCGGCAACCTCAATCCCGCCATCCAGAAATTCTTCATCCGCATGCTGGGCCGGGAAGGCGGCGCCCTGCCGCCGGCGGTGCAGCGCAAGATCCTGCAGAGCATGAAAAAGGCGCAGTACAGCGCCGATCCGCTCGGCCATTTCGCGCTCGGCTGGTTGCATTACGCGCATTTCACTTCGCCCATCCGCCGCTACGCCGACCTTTGGACCCATCGCGTCATCAAGGCCCACGTGCGCGGGCAACGCGTCCACAAGCATCTGAAAACCCTGGCGCGGGACGTGGCCGAGAAGATCTCCGAGCGGGAAATCGCGGTCATGAAAGTCGAGCGCCGCTCCCTCAAGACGGCGACCGCATGGGTGCTGCGCGGATTCGTGGGGCATGAATTCACGGGCGAGGTGAGCGGCCTGGAGAACTTCGGCATCTTCGTCTCCCTGAAGGACCCCATGGGCGAAGGGTTGATCCCCGTCCGCGCCCTGCGGGACGACTTCTACCAGAAGGACGAAGAGACGGGCCACTTGGTGGGCCGGCGCACTCGGCAGCGCTTCGAACTGGGCGACAAGGTGCGAGTAAGATTGGATCGCTCCGATCCCTTCAGCGGCCAGGTCGATTTCGATTTCCTCGGCCGCGCATGA